The genomic segment TGTGGCACGATACCGGTACCCATGCCGGGGTATTGCCGGCAGGATATCCGATACAACCGGGCACCCATGCGGAAAACCCTGAAACCAAACGGCGGTTCAAAAACCTTTTGGAAGTTAGCGGCCTGTATGAACAACTGGTGCAGATCAAGGCACGCAAAGCCACGGAAGAACAGATCCTGCGGGTGCATGTGCCGGACTACATTAATCGGCTGAAAGAGTTGAGCGCCACCACCGGTGGCGATGCCGGCATGCTGACCCCTTTCGGCCCCGGAGGTTATGATATTGCCAGACTGTCCGCCGGCGGAGTCATCGCGGCGATGGACGCGGTGCTGGCGGGCACGGTGGACAATGCCTATGCCCTGGTGCGGCCGCCGGGCCATCATGCGGAACCGGATATGGGCAAGGGGTTTTGCCTGCTGGCCAATGCCGCCATCGCTGGCCGCCATGCGCTTGAGGGGCATGGGCTGGAGCGTATCGCTTTTGTGGACTGGGACGTGCATCATGGCAACGGCACCGAACGCATTTTCTGGGAGGACCCTCGGGCGCTGACCATTTCCATCCATCAAGACCGTAACTTTCCCCCGGATACGGGCGACATGAGGGATATCGGCGAGGGGGCCGGGGAAGGATTTAATATCAATGTCCCGCTGCCGGCAGGCAGTGGAGTTGGCGCTTATGAAGCGGTGTATGACCGGGTGGTCCTGCCGGCGCTCAGGGCTTACAGACCTGATCTGATCATCGTGCCGTCCGGTTTTGATGCTGGGGCCCATGACCCGCTGGGGCGGATGATGATGCATAGTGACGGATATCGTTCCCTTACCCGAAAATTGCTGAGTGTCGCAGACGAGGTGTGTGCGGGACGCCTCGTTATGTGTCATGAGGGCGGTTACAACGCCCCGACCGTGCCATTCTATGGTCTCGCGGTCATGGAGGAACTCAGCGGGATCAGAACCGATGTGGACGATCCGTTCCTAGCGTTGTTTGCGGGCATGGCCGGACAGGAATTGCAGCCGCATCAGGACGAGGTGGTCCGCGCGGCCGAGCAACTTCTGGGGCAAATAAAGTAATCCTTGTATACACAAAATCCGAGTTTTCCATATGAAGGATAATGAAAAACTGACCAATATATATATCACTTAGGGATATTAAGAGAAAACCCTGTCGCTCTGTATCAAGTTTCAAGGCGTTAAAATACAAGAAATGTATACATATAATGATATATATGTATACATAAAATAATCCATAATTTCCTGCCTGAGAGCCGGAAAACAAATATCGAAAAATAAAGGAATGGTTCACGAGAAAGGGACAAAGACATGATCATGCCAAAAACAAAAAGATTGCGGGGTCGTTGGGCCCTGCTGCTGTCCACGGCTTTTTGTGCCGGGACGCTGGTTCAGACAGGGCCGGCGGCGGCGCAGATGATGCTGGAGGAAATCACAGTTACGGCTCAGAAGCGCGAACAGGGCATTAATGATGTGGGCATCACGGTAAATGCGTTCACTGCCGACATGCTGGATAATATGGGGGTCAATTCCGCAGAAGACATGGCGCTGATGACCCCGGGCCTGACCATCACCAATACGGCGGCCACCGGGGTGCCGATCTACACCATTCGCGGGGTCGGGTTTTCGGATTATTCCACCGCCGCGTCCAGCACCGTCGGGCTGTATTTTGACGAGGTGGCGATTCCTTATGCGGTGATGAGCCGGGGCGTGTTGTTTGATGTGGAGCGGGTCGAGGTGCTGAAAGGGCCGCAGGGGGATCTTTATGGCCGCAACACCACGGCGGGGCAGATCAATTTCATCAGCCGCAAACCGACCGAAGAATTCGAGGCCGGCATGACGGTGGAATTCAGCCGTTTCAACTTGCTGGATGTGGAAGGGTATGTGAGCGGCCCGGTGGCGGATACGGTGCAGGCACGACTGGCGACCAAGGTGGTGCAGTCCAATCAGGGCTGGCAGCAAAGCCTGACCCGGGATTGGGATACGCTGGGGCGCAAGGACGAAGTAGCGGTGCGCGGGCTGGTCAATATGGATATGAGCGAGCAGGCGTCCCTGCTGCTAAATTTACACTGGATTCGGGATAAATCCGACAATGTGGCGCCTACGGCCTATGACGGCCGGGATGTGGGCTTTGAGACTGCGCAGCAGCGGCCTACTCTGGGTGAGGTGATCTATTCCCTGGGCGATAACCGTCTGGCGGACTGGACCACGGGGGAATTCCGCCCGCGGCGCGATAATGAACTGAAGGGCGTGTCCGCCAAACTGGACTGGGATTTTGACGGGATCAGCCTGACAGCCATCAGCGCTTATGACAAGTTCGAGCGGGAAGAGGCCAACGACTGGGACGGCGCCGCGATCCGGGATTCCAACAACATCAACGTGACGGACATCGAGGTATTTTCCCAGGAAATCCGCCTGTCGTCCAACAATGATTCCAATTTCAGCTGGATTGCCGGAGTGTATTATTCCTGGGACGAAATGAGTGAAGACTATAATTATTTCATGAATGATTCCTTCTTTGCCCTGGCGCTCGGTATTACCGAACTGGATACCCGGTATGACCAGACTACGGAATCCATGGCGGCTTTCGGGCATGTGGAATGGCAGTTCGCGGAACAGTTCCGCCTGACCGTGGGGGCCCGGTATACGGAAGAGGACCGGGAATGGTCCGGCTGTACCTATGACCGCAATGGCACGCTGGCGGCGGCGGGAAATAATATCCTCACTCCTTTCCTGATCATTCCGGCCGGTCTGCCGGCACCTGACCCGGTCGCCCCGGGGGATTGTGTGGTGTATAACGACATACCGGGCAGCGAGAATTTTGGCCAATATGCAGTCTTCAGTGACGCTATTTCCACCAATAAATGGATGTGGAAAGCCACGCTGGATTACACCCCGACCGATGATCTTCTGGTGTACGGCACGGTCTCCAAAGGGTTTAAGTCCGGTGGTTTTAACGGCGCCAATGCCAATACCCACAGCCAGCTGGTGCCGTATGGTCCGGAAGATCTGCTGTCCTTCGAACTGGGGGTGAAGTCCACCCTTGATGAAGGCCGCATGCAGCTGAATGCCGCGCTGTTCTATTATGATTATGAAGACAAACAGGAACAGGGCACAGCGGTGACCTTTGTGGGCAATATTTCCGGCCTGACCAATGTGCCGCAATCCAAAATCAAGGGCGGCGAGGTTGAAATGCGCTGGTTGGTGGCGGATGGCCTGACCCTTGATTTCGGGGCGGCCTATCTGGATACGGAAATCACCGAATGGGAAGCGGTCAGCACCGACAGTGTGTTTCCCGACGTCATCACCTTTGATGCGTCCGGGCTGGAGCTGGCCAATGCCCCCGAATGGCAGTTTAACGGGACGGCCACCTATGAATGGACGCTCAATGACAATTTGCTGATGATGATTGCCGCCGATCTGATCTATAAGGATAAAACCAGCGGCGGGGCCCGCGGGGAACCTTATGCCACGGAGGACTATCTCCTGGCCAATGCCCGGATCGGGATCAGTAATATGAACCGGGACTGGAGTGTCAAGCTCTGGGGACGGAATATTTTCGATAAATATTATTATCCGGCGGCCTTTATCGGCGGCAACGGCCCCTTTGTTCGCATGGTTGGCCTGCCGGCCACCTATGGCATTACCATTTCCTATAATTTCTAGAACCTCTCTGGATGACCTGGGCCATGCCATTATGTCATGGCCCTTTTTTCTTTACGGGATAAGAACATGATCACATCATTCACGAAATCATTGGGCCTGAAATTATTGCAATTGGGCGGCCTGGCGCTGGTTTTCGGGGCAAACGGGATGAATTTGGCGGTTGCCGGGGATGACCTCCGAACTGCCGACAAGATCCTGTATAACGGCCAGATCTATACCATGGAAACGGACCAGCCCCAGGTCGAGGCGGTGGCCATTCGGGACGGGAAGTTTCTGGCGCTCGGCGCAACGGAAGAGATGCAGAAACTTGCCGGGGCCAACACCGTGTTGATTGACCTGAAAGGGCGTATGGCCTTACCGGGACTCAATGACGGCCACAGTCATCCGACCGACGGGGCCATCGCTGATCTGTTCAGCTGCAAATTCGAATTCTCGGCCACGCCGAAAGAGATCGCCCGGAGTCTCACCGACTGTGTGAAGAAAAATCCTGAAAGCGACTGGATCATCGGCGGGCGCTGGGACAGCAATTTCTTTGAAAATCACGACATTGCCTCGCCCCGGGAATGGCTGGATCAGTATTCAGGGGACAAGGCGGTCTATTTCAGTGACGATTCCGGCCATAACGGCTGGGCCAATACAAAAGCCTTGGAACTGGTGGGCATCACGGCCGACACCCCGGACCCGACAGGGGGCAAGATTGTTCGTGATCCCGAAACAGGGATGCCCAATGGGCTTTTGCTGGAAGAAGCCCAGACCCTGATGGAAAGCCGCCTGCCGGACTGGACGGATGCCCAATATCAGGCCGCTGTGCGGGAAATGGTGCGCCTGGCCAACAGGTATGGCATCACCGGCATTAAGGACGCCAACGCCCGGGATCCGATCCTCAAGGCGTATCAGGCGGTGGATCAGGCCGGGGACCTGAGCCTGCATGTGGCCGCCTCTATTTCCACGCCTTACGGTCATCGGGAGGTGCCGCTGGATTATGACCGGATTGAAACATTGCGGGATCAATATGCTTCGGATCATGTGGATACGCGGTTTGTCAAGATTTTTGACGATGGGGTGCCCACCGCGTCCCGCACCGCGGCCATGCTGGCCCCCTATTTGCCGCATGATCATTTCCCGGACGATTTCAGGGGGCTGTTGCATGTGGATGAAGCGACCCTGGCACAGGATCTGACCGAACTGGAAAAGCGTGGATTTACCGTCAAGATCCATACCGCCGGCGATCGGTCGGTGCGGGTAGCACTGAACGCCATTGAAAAGGCACATCACGCCACGGGACGGTTCGACCTGCGACATGAATTGGCCCATGCGGGTTATATAGACCCCGCCGATATCCCCCGTTTCAGGGAACTGAATGCGGTGGCGGACCTGTCGCCTTATCTCTGGCATCCCTCGCCGATTATTCAGTCGGTATTGGATGCTGTGGGCGAGCGCGGCAAGTATTATTGGCCGATCCGCGACCTGCTGGCGGCGGGTGCGCCGGTGCTTGCAGGATCGGACTGGCCGGCGGCGGTGCCGTCGCTTAATCCTTGGATCGGGATTGAGGCCATGGTGACCCGCCGGGACCCTTATGGCAAAACCCCGGGAGCGTTATGGCCGGAACAGGCTATTTCCCTGGATCAGGCCCTGCGGATTTTCACGGTTGAAGGCGCTAAAGCCCTGCGCCGTGAGACACTTACCGGATCCATCAGGGTCGGCAAATCCGCCGATATGATTGTGCTGGACCGCAATCTTTATGCCATCAGTCCTGAGGATATTGCCGAAACGACGGTCGAAATGACCCTGTTTGCTGGGGAAGTCGTACATCAGCAATAGGGGCCTTAAAAAAGTTGTCGCTGTGGGTTTCAGGCGATAAGTTAGACCTGTCGGCAGCGAAAAGGACAAAAATGAGACAGGCCACCAGACTGAAACAGACCCTTGAACGGCAAATTGTTACGGGCGAGATCCGCCCCGGCGAACGGCTGGAGGAACTGGATATTGCCCAGCGTTTCGGAGTATCCCGTACCCCGGTGCGGGAGGCGCTGATGATGCTGGAAGCCATAGGTCTGGTGGATCGTCGTCCTCGTCAGGGAGCAGTGGTTCGGGGGATGACCTTGAAAACCCTGGTGCAGATGCTGGAATATTTTGCGGCACTGGAAGGTTTTGCCGGACGGTTGGCGGCAAAACGTCTGAGGGATCCGGAAGCAGAAGGGTTAAGGGCCGCACAGGACGCCTGCCGCCAGGCCGCCGCCACTGGTGATGCGGACGACTATTACAACCGTAACATCGCCTTCCATCGGGCGATTTATGCGGCAAGTTACAATCAGGTGCTGATAGATCAACTGGAACATTTTGGGCAGCGGCTGGAACCTTTCCTGCGCTCACAGCACCATCAGCCGGGATGGATTGAAAAATCCGTTGCTGAACATGACGGGATTGCCATGGCAATCCTTTCGGGGGATGGGGAAACGGCGGACCGGCTTTTGCGGCAGCATGTGAACTTTGACAGCCAGCTTTTTGCCGAATTTGCCTCGCAAGCTGCGGCGGGTTGAGCCGGATAAGGATCCATCTGGGAACAGACTTTGGTATAATTGCCAAAAAGAGCCTATCCCGCCAAGATGAAATGATAAGGACCATACGGGAGGCCAGGATGCAGAAACTGTCGAAAAGTTATGTGAACGGGGTGTCGGACACCCCTTTGAGGTATCAGACCATTGGAGAGGCGCTGGAAGAGGCCGTGGCCCGGTATGGGGACCGCGAAGCGCTGGTGGTGCGACATCAGGATATTCGCTGGACTTATGCGGAATTTGCCGAACAGGTGGAGGCTTTCGCCGCCGGGCTGGTGGCGCTGGGGCTTGAACCCGGGGAGCGGGTCGGGGTCTGGGCGCCCAATTGTGTGGAATGGGTGATCGCCCAATTCGCCACCGCTAGGGCGGGGCTTATTCAGGTGAACGTCAATCCGGCCTATCGGCGGGCGGAACTGGACTACGCCCTGAACAAGGTGGGATGCCGGGCGTTGATCACGGCGGATCGTTTTAAGTCCAGCGATTATATTTCCATGCTGCGGGATCTGGCGCCAGAATTGGACCGTTGCGCGCCGGGAGCCTTGCGGTCTGAACGTCTGCCGGATCTGGAAATTGTGATCCGGCTGGGCCAAGAAAAAACCCACGGATTTTATAACTTCTCTGACATTCCCGCTCTGGCCCGGGACAAGGATTTTGCCCGGCTCAAGGAAGTGCAGGCCGGTCTGTCGCCGGATGACGCCATTAATATCCAGTTTACCAGCGGTACCACGGGGTCTCCCAAGGGGGCGACACTGACCCATTTCAATATTCTCAATAATGGGTTCTTCGTGGGACAAGCCATGAATTTCACCGAACAGGACCGGTTGTGCATTCCCGTGCCGCTCTATCACTGTTTCGGTATGGTCATGAGCAATCTGGCCTGTATCACCCACGGAGCCTGTATGGTCTTTCCGGGTGACAGCTTTGACCCGCTGGCCACCCTCCAGACGGTGGAAGAGGAAAACTGCACGGCCTTGCAGGGGGTGCCGACCATGTTTATTGCCGAATTGGACCATCCGGAATTTGATCGGTTTGACCTCAGTAGCCTGCGGACCGGGATCATGGCGGGGGCGGCCTGTCCCATCGAGGTGATGAAAAAGGTTGTTTCCAAAATGCATATGGATGAGGTGACCATCGCCTATGGCATGACCGAAACCAGTCCGGTCAGCTTTCAGAGCAACCCTTCGGACAGTCTGGAAAAAAGGGTGTCCACAGTGGGTCGCATTCATCCCCATGTGGAGGTTAAAATTGTGGACGAGACCGGACGGGTTGTGCCGATAGGTGAGAAAGGCGAACTGTGCACCCGGGGCTATTCGGTGATGAAAGGCTATTGGGGGGATGCGGAAAAGACCGCCGAAGCCATCGACGAAGCAGGCTGGATGCATACCGGCGATCTGGCAATTTTGGACGAAGACGGGTTTTGCAACATTGTCGGGCGGGTCAAGGATATGCTGATCCGCGGCGGGGAGAATATTTATCCGCGTGAAATCGAGGAATTTCTGTACCGCTATGAAAAAATCATGGATGTGCAGGTCTTCGGTGTCCCGGATGAAAAATATGGCGAGGAAATCTGTGCCTGGATCCGCCTGCACGAGGGCTGTGAGGCCAGCGCCGAGGAAATCCGGGATTTTTGCCGGGGCGAGATTGCCCATTATAAGATTCCCCGCCATATCCGCTTTGTCACGGACTACCCTATGACGGTCACCGGCAAGATCCAGAAATTCGTGATGCGGGAGCAGATGATCAAGGAACTGGGCCTGGAGGAGCAGGAAACCGCCTGAAATGGCCCCGCGTTCCATCACACAGGCCTTTGGAACTTGTGATGACGTTGTTTTTTGTCATGGCAAGCGAGAGCGGCGCCATCCAATACACCGAAAACGGACTCCTGATTTCCCTTCCCGGTTTCCGCCGGAATTATCCGGCGAGATCGCGGGCGATGATCATTTTCTGGATGTCCGAAGTGCCTTCGTAAATCTGGCAGACCCGTACGTCCCGGTAGATGCGTTCTACCGGGAAATCCTGCAAATAGCCATAGCCGCCGAGCGTCTGAATCGCGGCGGAACAGACCGCCTCTGCGGTCTCCGACGCAAACAGCTTCGCCATGCAGGCCTCCTTGAGGCAGGGGCGGCCGGCCTCGCGCAACGCCGCCGCATGCAGCACCAGCTGGCGGGCGGCTTCGAGCCGGGTTTCCATCTCCGCAAGCCGGAAGCCGACGGCCTGATGGCCGATGATCGTTTTGCCAAACGCCGTGCGCTCATTGGCATACTGGATGGCGTGGTCCAGCGCCGCCCGGGCCATACCCACTGACTGAGCGGCGATGCCAATGCGGCCCGCTTCCAGATTGGCAAGTGCCACCTTGTATCCTTCACCCACCCGGCCCAGGACCATATCGTCGCTGACCTGCATGTTGTCAAAATGCAAGGTGCAGGTATCAGATGCCTTCTGGCCGAGCTTCTTTTCCACGCTGGCGACAGTATATCCTGGCAGGTCGGTGGGTACGAGAAAGGCGGTGATGCCCTTCTTCCCGGCTTCCGGATCGGTGACGGCAAAAATAATGCAGGCCCCACCGATTTTGCCCGAGGTGATGAATTGTTTTGAGCCATTGATCAGCCAGCCCTGACCGTTTTTCACCGCCCGGGTTTTCAGCATGCTGGCGTCGGAGCCGGCCTGCGGTTCGGTCAGACCGAAGGCGCCGATGATTTCGCCTTGGGCCAGGGGTTTCAGGAATCGTTCTTTCTGGGCGTCCGTGCCCTCCTTGAGGATGGCGGCGCAGACCGGGGCGTTGTTCACGCTCATCACAGTGCTGACGGCGCCGTCCCCGGCGGCAATCTCCATCAGCGCCAGGGCGTAGGACACATAATCAGCGCCCGCCCCGCCCCATTCTTCGGGGACGGTCATGCCCATCAGACCTAATGCGCCCATCTGGCGCAGCACATCCAGGGGAATTTCTCCTGCCTTTTCCCATTCCGCGGCATGGGGGGCCAGTTCGTTTTGGGCAAAATCCCGGGCCATATCCCGGATCATGCGCTGTTCTTCGCTCAAAATCATGGCTTGTCTTCCTTTGTCGGCGGTCCGTCGCGGGCCTTTTTCGGCACATAGGGTCCAGGGCAGGATGTCCCAGACATATGTTTCGGCCATGACGGTTTTCTGGCCTGTTTTTCTGGGGATGGGAAAGGCGAACTCCACCGATCACCCGCCCAACGTTACTCATCGGTAACACTATACCAGCTGCGGACTTTGGTCAAGGTTTCTGATCGGCGGAATAGGTGCTGTCAACCCCTCAGAATAAAGTCTGTCGATCGGGGGATGGCTTTTCATAATAAGGGACAGATCTCCTCTTATGACATTTCACTTCATGTGAATCGCGGGACTACAGCGGGACCACATATATGA from the Luteithermobacter gelatinilyticus genome contains:
- a CDS encoding amidohydrolase — protein: MITSFTKSLGLKLLQLGGLALVFGANGMNLAVAGDDLRTADKILYNGQIYTMETDQPQVEAVAIRDGKFLALGATEEMQKLAGANTVLIDLKGRMALPGLNDGHSHPTDGAIADLFSCKFEFSATPKEIARSLTDCVKKNPESDWIIGGRWDSNFFENHDIASPREWLDQYSGDKAVYFSDDSGHNGWANTKALELVGITADTPDPTGGKIVRDPETGMPNGLLLEEAQTLMESRLPDWTDAQYQAAVREMVRLANRYGITGIKDANARDPILKAYQAVDQAGDLSLHVAASISTPYGHREVPLDYDRIETLRDQYASDHVDTRFVKIFDDGVPTASRTAAMLAPYLPHDHFPDDFRGLLHVDEATLAQDLTELEKRGFTVKIHTAGDRSVRVALNAIEKAHHATGRFDLRHELAHAGYIDPADIPRFRELNAVADLSPYLWHPSPIIQSVLDAVGERGKYYWPIRDLLAAGAPVLAGSDWPAAVPSLNPWIGIEAMVTRRDPYGKTPGALWPEQAISLDQALRIFTVEGAKALRRETLTGSIRVGKSADMIVLDRNLYAISPEDIAETTVEMTLFAGEVVHQQ
- a CDS encoding class II histone deacetylase; the protein is MTRKTGIVWQEIYMWHDTGTHAGVLPAGYPIQPGTHAENPETKRRFKNLLEVSGLYEQLVQIKARKATEEQILRVHVPDYINRLKELSATTGGDAGMLTPFGPGGYDIARLSAGGVIAAMDAVLAGTVDNAYALVRPPGHHAEPDMGKGFCLLANAAIAGRHALEGHGLERIAFVDWDVHHGNGTERIFWEDPRALTISIHQDRNFPPDTGDMRDIGEGAGEGFNINVPLPAGSGVGAYEAVYDRVVLPALRAYRPDLIIVPSGFDAGAHDPLGRMMMHSDGYRSLTRKLLSVADEVCAGRLVMCHEGGYNAPTVPFYGLAVMEELSGIRTDVDDPFLALFAGMAGQELQPHQDEVVRAAEQLLGQIK
- a CDS encoding TonB-dependent receptor, encoding MPKTKRLRGRWALLLSTAFCAGTLVQTGPAAAQMMLEEITVTAQKREQGINDVGITVNAFTADMLDNMGVNSAEDMALMTPGLTITNTAATGVPIYTIRGVGFSDYSTAASSTVGLYFDEVAIPYAVMSRGVLFDVERVEVLKGPQGDLYGRNTTAGQINFISRKPTEEFEAGMTVEFSRFNLLDVEGYVSGPVADTVQARLATKVVQSNQGWQQSLTRDWDTLGRKDEVAVRGLVNMDMSEQASLLLNLHWIRDKSDNVAPTAYDGRDVGFETAQQRPTLGEVIYSLGDNRLADWTTGEFRPRRDNELKGVSAKLDWDFDGISLTAISAYDKFEREEANDWDGAAIRDSNNINVTDIEVFSQEIRLSSNNDSNFSWIAGVYYSWDEMSEDYNYFMNDSFFALALGITELDTRYDQTTESMAAFGHVEWQFAEQFRLTVGARYTEEDREWSGCTYDRNGTLAAAGNNILTPFLIIPAGLPAPDPVAPGDCVVYNDIPGSENFGQYAVFSDAISTNKWMWKATLDYTPTDDLLVYGTVSKGFKSGGFNGANANTHSQLVPYGPEDLLSFELGVKSTLDEGRMQLNAALFYYDYEDKQEQGTAVTFVGNISGLTNVPQSKIKGGEVEMRWLVADGLTLDFGAAYLDTEITEWEAVSTDSVFPDVITFDASGLELANAPEWQFNGTATYEWTLNDNLLMMIAADLIYKDKTSGGARGEPYATEDYLLANARIGISNMNRDWSVKLWGRNIFDKYYYPAAFIGGNGPFVRMVGLPATYGITISYNF
- a CDS encoding acyl-CoA dehydrogenase family protein, whose product is MILSEEQRMIRDMARDFAQNELAPHAAEWEKAGEIPLDVLRQMGALGLMGMTVPEEWGGAGADYVSYALALMEIAAGDGAVSTVMSVNNAPVCAAILKEGTDAQKERFLKPLAQGEIIGAFGLTEPQAGSDASMLKTRAVKNGQGWLINGSKQFITSGKIGGACIIFAVTDPEAGKKGITAFLVPTDLPGYTVASVEKKLGQKASDTCTLHFDNMQVSDDMVLGRVGEGYKVALANLEAGRIGIAAQSVGMARAALDHAIQYANERTAFGKTIIGHQAVGFRLAEMETRLEAARQLVLHAAALREAGRPCLKEACMAKLFASETAEAVCSAAIQTLGGYGYLQDFPVERIYRDVRVCQIYEGTSDIQKMIIARDLAG
- a CDS encoding GntR family transcriptional regulator, with the protein product MRQATRLKQTLERQIVTGEIRPGERLEELDIAQRFGVSRTPVREALMMLEAIGLVDRRPRQGAVVRGMTLKTLVQMLEYFAALEGFAGRLAAKRLRDPEAEGLRAAQDACRQAAATGDADDYYNRNIAFHRAIYAASYNQVLIDQLEHFGQRLEPFLRSQHHQPGWIEKSVAEHDGIAMAILSGDGETADRLLRQHVNFDSQLFAEFASQAAAG
- a CDS encoding AMP-binding protein, giving the protein MQKLSKSYVNGVSDTPLRYQTIGEALEEAVARYGDREALVVRHQDIRWTYAEFAEQVEAFAAGLVALGLEPGERVGVWAPNCVEWVIAQFATARAGLIQVNVNPAYRRAELDYALNKVGCRALITADRFKSSDYISMLRDLAPELDRCAPGALRSERLPDLEIVIRLGQEKTHGFYNFSDIPALARDKDFARLKEVQAGLSPDDAINIQFTSGTTGSPKGATLTHFNILNNGFFVGQAMNFTEQDRLCIPVPLYHCFGMVMSNLACITHGACMVFPGDSFDPLATLQTVEEENCTALQGVPTMFIAELDHPEFDRFDLSSLRTGIMAGAACPIEVMKKVVSKMHMDEVTIAYGMTETSPVSFQSNPSDSLEKRVSTVGRIHPHVEVKIVDETGRVVPIGEKGELCTRGYSVMKGYWGDAEKTAEAIDEAGWMHTGDLAILDEDGFCNIVGRVKDMLIRGGENIYPREIEEFLYRYEKIMDVQVFGVPDEKYGEEICAWIRLHEGCEASAEEIRDFCRGEIAHYKIPRHIRFVTDYPMTVTGKIQKFVMREQMIKELGLEEQETA